One genomic window of Azospirillum sp. TSH100 includes the following:
- a CDS encoding hydrolase, which yields MILRAQESVLVVVDVQERLLPAIHDSERVVRNTGMLLKGAAALSVPVLVTEQYPRGLGPTVEAVRAHLPAGTPVIEKITFGSTGEPAFNAAIEDLKRPQIVLCGTEAHVCVMQTALGLRQQGHAVYLVADAVSSRTPANRTMALERMRAAGVTIVTTEMALFEWMERAGTPVFKVVSALVK from the coding sequence ATGATTCTTCGTGCCCAGGAATCGGTGCTGGTGGTGGTGGATGTGCAGGAACGGCTGCTGCCGGCCATCCACGACTCCGAGCGCGTCGTCCGCAACACCGGAATGCTGCTGAAAGGGGCCGCTGCCCTGTCGGTGCCGGTGCTGGTGACCGAACAATATCCGCGGGGCCTGGGGCCGACGGTGGAAGCGGTGCGCGCCCATCTGCCGGCAGGCACCCCGGTGATCGAGAAGATCACCTTCGGCTCGACCGGCGAACCGGCCTTCAATGCGGCGATCGAGGACCTGAAGCGCCCGCAGATCGTGCTGTGCGGAACGGAAGCGCACGTCTGCGTGATGCAGACCGCGCTTGGGCTGCGCCAGCAGGGCCATGCGGTCTATCTGGTGGCCGATGCCGTGTCGTCGCGCACACCAGCCAACCGCACCATGGCGCTGGAGCGGATGCGCGCCGCCGGCGTGACCATCGTAACCACCGAAATGGCGCTGTTCGAGTGGATGGAGCGGGCCGGAACGCCCGTCTTCAAGGTCGTCAGCGCGCTGGTGAAGTGA
- a CDS encoding DEAD/DEAH box helicase, with protein sequence MLFSELGLGPDVLRAIEDKGYTQPTPIQEQAIPCVLQRRDVLGCAQTGTGKTASFTLPMISILASGRARARMPRSLILEPTRELAAQVAESFETYGKYHKLSMALLIGGETFTEQVKKLDRGVDVLIATPGRLIDLFERGNIMLNDIKVFVIDEADRMLDMGFIPDIERIVSKLPKTRQTLFFSATMPPEIRRLADAFLTEPLEITVAPPASPAETVTQALALVHEMDKRKALRHLLQTEDVKNAFIFCNRKRDIAVLQKSLERHGFNVGALHGDMVQSKRTETLERFKQGEITLLVCSDVAARGIDVQGLSHVFNFDVPLTPDDYVHRIGRTGRAGKQGRAFMLATPDDTKLVGAITRLIKREIPMIAIDGLETAEFGEEDSSSSRGRGRGRGGRGAKSDSRSESRPPRGGREERAPREEATPREERAADRPARDERPVRDERPVREERQPRESLAAAESRRNSEPRRDRDRGDRRRRRDDDDDDVQVIGFGDHMPAFMLRSARPRPSTETLTDPSQEG encoded by the coding sequence ATGCTTTTTTCGGAACTTGGGCTTGGCCCTGACGTCCTGCGCGCCATCGAGGACAAGGGTTACACCCAACCGACGCCCATTCAGGAACAGGCAATTCCCTGTGTCCTGCAACGCCGCGACGTGCTGGGCTGCGCGCAGACGGGCACCGGCAAGACGGCGAGCTTCACCTTGCCCATGATCAGCATCCTGGCGTCGGGCCGTGCCCGTGCGCGCATGCCGCGGTCGCTGATCCTGGAGCCGACGCGCGAGCTGGCCGCCCAGGTGGCGGAAAGCTTCGAGACCTACGGCAAGTACCACAAGCTCAGCATGGCGCTGCTGATCGGCGGCGAGACCTTCACCGAACAGGTGAAGAAGCTCGACCGCGGCGTGGATGTGCTGATCGCGACTCCGGGTCGTCTCATCGACCTGTTCGAGCGCGGCAACATCATGCTGAACGACATCAAGGTCTTCGTCATCGACGAGGCCGACCGCATGCTCGACATGGGCTTCATCCCCGATATCGAGCGCATCGTCAGCAAACTGCCGAAGACCCGCCAGACGCTGTTCTTCTCGGCGACCATGCCGCCGGAAATCCGCCGTCTGGCCGACGCCTTCCTGACCGAACCGCTGGAAATCACCGTGGCGCCGCCGGCCTCGCCGGCCGAGACGGTGACTCAGGCGCTGGCGCTGGTCCACGAGATGGACAAGCGGAAGGCTCTGCGCCATCTGCTGCAGACCGAGGACGTGAAGAACGCCTTCATCTTCTGCAACCGCAAGCGCGACATCGCCGTACTGCAGAAGTCTCTTGAACGCCACGGCTTCAATGTCGGCGCGCTGCATGGCGACATGGTGCAGTCCAAGCGCACCGAGACGCTGGAGCGGTTCAAGCAGGGTGAGATCACGCTGCTGGTCTGCTCCGACGTCGCCGCCCGCGGAATCGATGTCCAGGGCCTGAGCCACGTCTTCAATTTCGACGTGCCGCTGACCCCAGATGACTATGTCCACCGGATCGGCCGCACCGGTCGCGCCGGCAAGCAGGGCCGGGCCTTCATGCTGGCGACGCCGGACGACACGAAACTGGTCGGTGCAATCACGCGCCTCATCAAGCGGGAGATTCCCATGATCGCCATCGACGGCCTGGAGACGGCCGAGTTCGGCGAGGAAGACAGCAGCAGCTCCCGTGGGCGTGGCCGCGGCCGTGGTGGTCGCGGAGCCAAGTCGGACAGCCGTTCGGAGTCCCGTCCGCCCCGTGGCGGCCGTGAGGAGCGCGCACCGCGCGAGGAGGCAACGCCCCGCGAAGAGCGCGCCGCTGACCGTCCTGCCCGTGACGAGCGTCCCGTGCGCGATGAGCGTCCGGTGCGTGAGGAGCGCCAGCCCCGCGAATCGCTGGCCGCCGCCGAGTCCCGTCGCAACAGCGAGCCGCGTCGTGATCGTGACCGTGGCGACCGCCGTCGACGCCGTGACGACGATGACGATGACGTGCAGGTGATCGGTTTCGGCGATCATATGCCGGCCTTCATGCTGCGCTCGGCCCGTCCGCGTCCGTCCACCGAGACCTTGACCGACCCGTCGCAGGAGGGCTGA
- a CDS encoding winged helix-turn-helix domain-containing protein, with translation MTRMRIRIDFESGGSIGPGKIALLERIRDTGSISAAGRALGMSYRRAWLLVDDLNRIFREPVVSAAVGGKHGGGTVLTAFGEQVIDHYRAVEREAHVATAHRLSALMAGTNPDYGANKQVDDGSFANDPTVGPGCGPER, from the coding sequence ATGACCCGCATGCGGATCCGCATCGATTTTGAAAGCGGCGGTTCGATCGGGCCGGGCAAGATCGCTCTGCTGGAGCGGATTCGCGACACCGGCTCCATCTCCGCCGCCGGGCGGGCGCTGGGCATGTCCTACCGGCGGGCGTGGCTGCTGGTGGACGACCTGAACCGCATCTTCCGCGAGCCGGTGGTGAGTGCGGCGGTCGGCGGCAAGCATGGCGGCGGCACGGTGCTGACCGCCTTCGGCGAACAGGTCATCGACCATTACCGCGCGGTCGAACGCGAGGCCCATGTGGCGACCGCCCACCGGCTTTCCGCGCTGATGGCGGGGACGAACCCCGACTATGGCGCGAACAAACAGGTCGACGACGGGAGTTTCGCCAACGACCCGACGGTGGGGCCGGGCTGCGGACCGGAAAGATAA
- a CDS encoding Lrp/AsnC ligand binding domain-containing protein, which translates to MQTIFVMVKCDLGRAYEVADQAVQLIEQVSEVHSISGQYDLLMKCYLKQDDDIGRFVTEHVQTLAGVRDTFTLIAYKAFA; encoded by the coding sequence GTGCAGACCATCTTCGTCATGGTCAAATGCGATCTCGGACGTGCCTATGAGGTCGCCGATCAGGCTGTGCAGCTCATCGAACAGGTGTCGGAGGTGCATTCCATCTCCGGCCAATACGACCTGTTGATGAAGTGCTACCTGAAGCAGGACGACGACATCGGTCGCTTCGTGACGGAGCATGTGCAGACGCTTGCAGGTGTGCGCGACACCTTCACGCTGATCGCGTATAAGGCATTCGCATAA